The following coding sequences are from one Culex quinquefasciatus strain JHB chromosome 1, VPISU_Cqui_1.0_pri_paternal, whole genome shotgun sequence window:
- the LOC6042413 gene encoding protein RUFY3 isoform X3, with amino-acid sequence MRALGIAQPNNHHQTAGGSGGEGGTSSGPSSLSGVMAPGGGPKIIDAGTITLPKPILGGNGGGTSGGSLGGNGASSMPPGSSSSVPKVATAAPPTGHDSSAQDTIYLCNFRVSVDGEWLCLKELNDLDLKEGSSGHGLGYNAGNGGGGAGGGNSGSSGDGEGSLNTFGLVENAKCEEKIIERDWVNYYSRDPASIERSNLVNICKLVVKELLEQSIRFGRMLDSDHLPLQHFFIVLEHVLRHGLRPKKGLLGPKKELWDILQSVERYCVEAQDITSSVRDLPTVRTHMGRARAWLRLALMQKKLADYLQILIERRDDTLAEYYEPHALMMSDEVIVIIGILVGLNVIDCNLCVKEEDLDSQQGVIDFSLYLRSSSRNSPDDEHNNGGGNGTVSAIEGTATGAMTAVLDQKNYIEELNRHLNATVGNLQAKVEGLTTTNALMKEDLAIARNSLLALQAENAALRRASQHGQPLEDKANVLDRFDPEMAEALAEERKKRQDIEKELDLQVSLKAETEMAMKLLEKDIHEKQDTIVSLRRQLEDIKSINLDMYRKLQECEEELTQKGEMVTRLQVKASQIGKILSNLERKGAADAMTDSQMSTFSSLTQDSSSGVSSAIGPPSKKAHLRVGAIPPFNANKLRKSPSVGASTAATTTKPIDEISKTVPTVEPATATDSSEDPKPVQDPPKAD; translated from the exons ATGCGCGCGCTGGGCATAGCGCAGCCCAACAATCATCACCAGACGGCGGGGGGCAGCGGCGGCGAGGGCGGCACTAGCAGCGGTCCCTCGTCGTTGTCCGGGGTGATGGCCCCTGGCGGTGGCCCAAAAATCATCGACGCTGGAACCATCACGCTGCCGAAGCCGATCCTCGGCGGAAACGGCGGCGGCACTTCCGGCGGAAGCCTCGGAGGTAATGGTGCTTCGTCGATGCCGCCGGGCTCGTCCTCGTCGGTGCCGAAAGTCGCGACGGCCGCACCACCCACTGGGCACGATTCCAGTGCCCAGGACACGATCTATCTGTGCAACTTTCGCGTGTCCGTCGACGGCGAGTGGCTCTGCCTGAAAGAGCTCAATGATCTCGACCTCAAGGAGGGCTCTTCCGGTCATGGCCTGGGATACAACGCGGGAAATGGCGGAGGCGGCGCCGGAGGTGGCAACAGTGGCAGCAGCGGTGATGGTGAAGGCTCGCTAAATACTTTCGGCTTGGTTGAGAACGCAAAGTGCGAAGAGAAGATTATCGAGCGCGATTGGGTTAACTACTACT CTCGTGACCCGGCCTCGATCGAGCGGAGCAATCTGGTCAACATCTGCAAGCTGGTGGTGAAGGAACTCCTCGAGCAGTCGATTCGCTTTGGCCGGATGCTGGACTCGGACCATCTGCCGCTGCAGCACTTTTTCATCGTACTCGAGCACGTGCTGCGGCACGGGTTGAGACCGAAAAAGGGGCTTCTGGGACCGAAGAAGGAACTGTGGGACATTTTGCAAAGCGTTGAACGGTACTGCGTAGAGGCCCAGGACATAACCTCTTCCGTGAGAGATCTCCCAACGGTGCGAACTCACATGGGACGGGCCAGGGCTTGGCTGCGGTTGGCATTGATGCAAAAGAAGCTCGCAGACTATCTGCAGATCTTGATCGAGCGTCGGGATGACACACTGGCCGAGTACTACGAACCGCACGCGCTTATGATGAGTGACGAG GTTATCGTGATCATCGGCATCCTGGTCGGGCTAAACGTGATAGACTGCAATCTTTGCGTGAAAGAGGAAGATTTGGACTCGCAGCAAGGTGTCATCGACTTTTCATTGTACCTGCGGTCAAGCTCGCGGAACAGTCCGGATGACGAGCACAACAACGGTGGAGGGAATGGAACCGTTAGTGCCATCGAAGGAACTGCCACCGGGGCGATGACTGCCGTTCTAGATCAGAAGAACTACATCGAAGAGTTAAATCGGCACTTGAA CGCCACCGTTGGAAACCTCCAGGCCAAGGTCGAGGGATTGACAACGACAAACGCGTTGATGAAGGAGGACTTGGCGATCGCCCGGAACTCGCTGCTAGCATTGCAGGCGGAAAATGCTGCCCTACGGCGGGCTTCCCAGCATGGTCAACCGCTGGAGGACAAAGCCAACGTGCTAGATCGGTTTGATCCGGAAATGGCGGAAGCGCTGGCCGAGGAACGTAAAAAGCGCCAGGATATTGAGAAGGAACTCGATCTGCAA GTATCTCTCAAGGCGGAAACGGAAATGGCTATGAAGCTGCTGGAAAAGGATATCCACGAAAAGCAAGACACAATCGTTTCTCTCCGGCGACAACTAGAAGATATCAAATCCATAAATCTGGATATGTACCGGAAgcttcag GAATGCGAAGAGGAGCTGACCCAAAAGGGCGAGATGGTCACGAGGCTGCAGGTCAAAGCATCACAGATTGGCAAGATCCTGTCGAATCTCGAAAGGAAGGGCGCAGCGGACGCGATGACGGATTCGCAGATGAGCACATTCTCTTCGCTGACCCAGGACAGTTCCAGTGGCGTCAGTTCAGCCATTGGACCGCCGAGCAAGAAAGCTCACCTCCGGGTCGGTGCAATTCCGCCATTCAACGCCAACAAGCTGCGCAAATCTCCGTCGGTCGGAGCGAgcaccgccgccaccaccaccaaaccAATCGACGAGATCTCGAAGACTGTGCCCACGGTGGAACCAGCGACAGCTACGGACTCCAGTGAGGATCCGAAACCGGTGCAAGATCCGCCCAAGGCGGATTAA